Proteins encoded by one window of Carassius auratus strain Wakin chromosome 24, ASM336829v1, whole genome shotgun sequence:
- the LOC113042673 gene encoding DNA topoisomerase 1-like isoform X2 has product MKKKRVKDEKQEKNQSSARKRKKTGSEHDKTEKKKIKKDGEQEEKKKERGKKDEESEKWKWWEEGKSSDTQKWSSLEHKGPYFPPEYEPLPDNICFKYDGQPVKLSPVTEEIATFYAKMLDHEYTSKDVFQNNFFSDWREEMTKEERKQIKTLSKCDFTQIHKYFVKKSEERKNMTKEEKQVLKEEASRLMEEYGFCLLDGHREKIGNFKLEPPGLFRGRGEHPKMGKLKKRIQPEDVTINCSQDSKIPTPPAGHRWKRVQHDNTVTWLASWLENIHGRPKYIMLNPSSKLKGEKDWQKYETARQLKMKVDSIRKQYRRDWTSREMKIRQRGVAIYFIDKLALRAGNEKDDESADTVGCCSLRVEHITLHRRLDAQEHVVEFDFLGKDSIRYYNKVPVEKQVFKNLKLFIKHKDPEDDLFDRITTVKLNKTLNECMPGLTAKVFRTFNASTTLQDQLNKLTTEGMTVEEKILSYNRANRAVAILCNHQRAAPKTFERSMQLLQEKIQKKKEQIEDAKKELKEAKKAHKDAPSDKSKKLLEKKEKAVQRLSDQLKKLQLQETDREENKVIALGTSKLNYLDPRISVAWCKKHQVPIEKIYNKTQRDKFAWAIDMTDENFQF; this is encoded by the exons atgaagaagaagagggtCAAAGATGAGAAACAGGAGAAGAATCAGTCGTCTGCGAGGAAAAGGAAGAAGACGGGTTCTGAACATgataaaacagagaagaagaagatCAAGAAAGACGGAGagcaggaggagaagaagaaggaaAGGGGGAAGAAGGACGAGGAGTCTGAGAAGTGGAAGTG GTGGGAGGAAGGAAAGTCATCAGACACTCAGAAATGGAGCAGTTTGGAGCACAAAGGACCGTACTTCCCTCCTGAATACGAGCCGCTGCCTGATAACATCTGCTTTAAATATGACG gtcagCCGGTGAAGCTCAGTCCTGTGACGGAGGAGATCGCCACGTTCTACGCTAAGATGCTGGATCATGAATACACCAGTAAAGATGTGTTTCAGAACAACTTCTTCAGCGACTGGAGGGAG GAAATGACGAAAGAAGAGCGGAAGCAGATCAAGACGCTCTCCAAGTGTGACTTCACTCAGATCCACAAGTATTTCGTGAAGAAGTCTGAGGAGCGTAAGAACATGACGAAGGAGGAGAAGCAG GTCCTGAAGGAGGAGGCCAGCCGGCTGATGGAGGAGTACGGCTTCTGTCTGCTGGACGGACACCGCGAGAAGATCGGGAACTTCAAGCTGGAGCCGCCGGGACTGTTCCGCGGACGAGGAGAACATCCCAAGATGGGCAAGCTGAAGAAACGCATCCAGCCGGAGGACGTGACCATCAACTGCAGCCA GGACTCGAAGATCCCGACGCCCCCTGCAGGCCACCGCTGGAAGCGCGTGCAGCACGATAACACGGTCACATGGCTGGCGTCGTGGCTGGAGAACATCCACGGACGACCCAAATACATCATGCTGAACCCCAGCTCCAAACTCAAG GGCGAGAAGGACTGGCAGAAGTACGAGACGGCGCGGCAGCTGAAGATGAAGGTGGACTCCATCAGGAAACAGTACAGACGCGACTGGACCTCACGAGAGATGAAGATCCGGCAGAGAGGAGTCGCCATCTACTTCATCGACAAG ctggcGCTGCGAGCGGGGAACGAGAAGGACGATGAGTCTGCAGATACGGTGGGCTGCTGCTCTCTGCGTGTGGAGCACATCACGCTCCACCGGCGTCTGGACGCTCAGGAACACGTGGTGGAGTTCGACTTCCTGGGAAAAGACTCCATACGCTACTACAACAAGGTTCCTGTGGAGAAACAG GTGTTCAAGAATCTGAAGCTGTTCATAAAACACAAGGATCCAGAAGATGATTTATTTGACCGAATTACA ACGGTCAAACTCAACAAAACCCTGAACGAGTGTATGCCCGGACTGACGGCCAAAGTGTTTCGAACCTTCAACGCCTCGACCACGCTGCAGGATCAGCTCAACAAACTCACCACAG agggcATGACAGTGGAGGAGAAGATCCTGTCGTATAACCGAGCGAACCGAGCCGTGGCCATCCTCTGTAACCACCAGAGGGCAGCACCCAAAACCTTCGAGAGGTCCATGCAGCTGCTGCAGGAGAAG ATCCAGAAGAAAAAGGAACAAATTGAAGATGCCAAAAAGGAGCTGAAGGAAGCGAAGAAAGCACATAAAGACGCTCCGTCTGACAAATCTAAGAA gctgcTGGAGAAGAAGGAGAAGGCTGTTCAGAGACTCAGTGATCAGCTGAAGAAGCTGCAGCTGCAGGAAACTGATCGTGAGGAGAACAAGGTCATCGCTCTGGGCACGTCCAAACTCAACTACCTGGACCCTCGCATCAGCGTGGCAtg GTGTAAGAAACATCAGGTGCCTATCGAGAAGATCTACAACAAAACCCAGAGGGACAAGTTTGCCTGGGCCATCGACATGACCGACGAGAACTTCCAGTTCTGA
- the LOC113042673 gene encoding DNA topoisomerase I, mitochondrial-like isoform X1: protein MKTCLRFISRCIYISAERDKVASLVSSVRYYNAAGFRTPSHCRWEEGKSSDTQKWSSLEHKGPYFPPEYEPLPDNICFKYDGQPVKLSPVTEEIATFYAKMLDHEYTSKDVFQNNFFSDWREEMTKEERKQIKTLSKCDFTQIHKYFVKKSEERKNMTKEEKQVLKEEASRLMEEYGFCLLDGHREKIGNFKLEPPGLFRGRGEHPKMGKLKKRIQPEDVTINCSQDSKIPTPPAGHRWKRVQHDNTVTWLASWLENIHGRPKYIMLNPSSKLKGEKDWQKYETARQLKMKVDSIRKQYRRDWTSREMKIRQRGVAIYFIDKLALRAGNEKDDESADTVGCCSLRVEHITLHRRLDAQEHVVEFDFLGKDSIRYYNKVPVEKQVFKNLKLFIKHKDPEDDLFDRITTVKLNKTLNECMPGLTAKVFRTFNASTTLQDQLNKLTTEGMTVEEKILSYNRANRAVAILCNHQRAAPKTFERSMQLLQEKIQKKKEQIEDAKKELKEAKKAHKDAPSDKSKKLLEKKEKAVQRLSDQLKKLQLQETDREENKVIALGTSKLNYLDPRISVAWCKKHQVPIEKIYNKTQRDKFAWAIDMTDENFQF, encoded by the exons ATGAAAACATGTTTGCGTTTCATTTCGCGATGTATTTATATTTCAGCGGAGCGTGATAAAGTCGCGTCGCTCGTTTCCTCTGTCAGATATTATAACGCTGCAGGCTTCAGAACCCCGTCACACTGCAG GTGGGAGGAAGGAAAGTCATCAGACACTCAGAAATGGAGCAGTTTGGAGCACAAAGGACCGTACTTCCCTCCTGAATACGAGCCGCTGCCTGATAACATCTGCTTTAAATATGACG gtcagCCGGTGAAGCTCAGTCCTGTGACGGAGGAGATCGCCACGTTCTACGCTAAGATGCTGGATCATGAATACACCAGTAAAGATGTGTTTCAGAACAACTTCTTCAGCGACTGGAGGGAG GAAATGACGAAAGAAGAGCGGAAGCAGATCAAGACGCTCTCCAAGTGTGACTTCACTCAGATCCACAAGTATTTCGTGAAGAAGTCTGAGGAGCGTAAGAACATGACGAAGGAGGAGAAGCAG GTCCTGAAGGAGGAGGCCAGCCGGCTGATGGAGGAGTACGGCTTCTGTCTGCTGGACGGACACCGCGAGAAGATCGGGAACTTCAAGCTGGAGCCGCCGGGACTGTTCCGCGGACGAGGAGAACATCCCAAGATGGGCAAGCTGAAGAAACGCATCCAGCCGGAGGACGTGACCATCAACTGCAGCCA GGACTCGAAGATCCCGACGCCCCCTGCAGGCCACCGCTGGAAGCGCGTGCAGCACGATAACACGGTCACATGGCTGGCGTCGTGGCTGGAGAACATCCACGGACGACCCAAATACATCATGCTGAACCCCAGCTCCAAACTCAAG GGCGAGAAGGACTGGCAGAAGTACGAGACGGCGCGGCAGCTGAAGATGAAGGTGGACTCCATCAGGAAACAGTACAGACGCGACTGGACCTCACGAGAGATGAAGATCCGGCAGAGAGGAGTCGCCATCTACTTCATCGACAAG ctggcGCTGCGAGCGGGGAACGAGAAGGACGATGAGTCTGCAGATACGGTGGGCTGCTGCTCTCTGCGTGTGGAGCACATCACGCTCCACCGGCGTCTGGACGCTCAGGAACACGTGGTGGAGTTCGACTTCCTGGGAAAAGACTCCATACGCTACTACAACAAGGTTCCTGTGGAGAAACAG GTGTTCAAGAATCTGAAGCTGTTCATAAAACACAAGGATCCAGAAGATGATTTATTTGACCGAATTACA ACGGTCAAACTCAACAAAACCCTGAACGAGTGTATGCCCGGACTGACGGCCAAAGTGTTTCGAACCTTCAACGCCTCGACCACGCTGCAGGATCAGCTCAACAAACTCACCACAG agggcATGACAGTGGAGGAGAAGATCCTGTCGTATAACCGAGCGAACCGAGCCGTGGCCATCCTCTGTAACCACCAGAGGGCAGCACCCAAAACCTTCGAGAGGTCCATGCAGCTGCTGCAGGAGAAG ATCCAGAAGAAAAAGGAACAAATTGAAGATGCCAAAAAGGAGCTGAAGGAAGCGAAGAAAGCACATAAAGACGCTCCGTCTGACAAATCTAAGAA gctgcTGGAGAAGAAGGAGAAGGCTGTTCAGAGACTCAGTGATCAGCTGAAGAAGCTGCAGCTGCAGGAAACTGATCGTGAGGAGAACAAGGTCATCGCTCTGGGCACGTCCAAACTCAACTACCTGGACCCTCGCATCAGCGTGGCAtg GTGTAAGAAACATCAGGTGCCTATCGAGAAGATCTACAACAAAACCCAGAGGGACAAGTTTGCCTGGGCCATCGACATGACCGACGAGAACTTCCAGTTCTGA
- the LOC113042681 gene encoding zinc finger and BTB domain-containing protein 14-like: protein MSETVKYVDDEHKSIFLKLLNEQRLEGEHCDIAVVVEDVKFRAHRCVLAACSNYFKKLFKKHEVDSSSVIEIDFIRSDIFEEVLNYMYTAKISVKKKDVNLMMSSGQILGIRFLDKLCSQKRDMSPEEKNDPRNAKFPYDMVKMGLPADDPPLGQDSDVQELGDQEDTPSDDIVEEPQGNHDLEKSPNNALRVQEAILKELAQEEVHKVSCYDQEVEAMDGEPKELAAHTQTLSFAESIGDVKDEQPPGWTTAAADMKFEYLLYGHRDQLACQVCGKSFLDENRLRKHEKLHSADRPFVCEICTKAFTTQAHLKEHLKIHTGFKPYRCDACGKSFIRAPDLKKHERVHSNERPFSCQMCEKAFKHKSHLKDHERRHRGEKPFVCGSCTKAFAKASDLKRHENNMHSERKQLQSETEQLQAAAMAAEAEQQLESIACS, encoded by the coding sequence ATGTCCGAAACCGTGAAGTATGTGGACGATGAGCACAAGAGCATCTTCCTGAAGCTTCTGAACGAGCAGCGTTTGGAGGGCGAGCACTGCGACATCGCTGTGGTGGTGGAGGACGTCAAATTCAGAGCGCATCGCTGCGTGTTAGCGGCGTGCAGCAACTACTTCAAGAAACTCTTCAAGAAGCACGAAGTGGACAGTTCATCCGTCATCGAGATCGACTTCATCCGCTCGGACATCTTCGAGGAGGTGCTGAACTACATGTACACCGCCAAGATCTCGGTGAAGAAGAAGGATGTGAATCTGATGATGTCCTCGGGACAGATCCTCGGCATACGCTTCCTAGACAAACTCTGCTCGCAGAAACGCGACATGTCGCCCGAGGAGAAAAACGACCCCAGGAACGCCAAGTTCCCGTACGACATGGTGAAGATGGGGCTTCCGGCGGACGATCCTCCGCTGGGTCAAGACAGCGACGTCCAGGAGCTCGGAGATCAAGAGGACACGCCCTCGGACGACATCGTAGAGGAGCCTCAGGGCAATCACGATCTGGAGAAATCGCCAAATAATGCGTTACGAGTGCAGGAGGCCATCCTGAAGGAGCTGGCGCAGGAGGAGGTGCACAAAGTGAGCTGCTACGATCAAGAGGTGGAAGCCATGGACGGAGAACCCAAAGAGCTGGCGGCTCACACCCAGACGCTCTCGTTCGCCGAAAGCATTGGCGATGTCAAAGACGAGCAGCCGCCGGGATGGACCACGGCCGCCGCTGACATGAAGTTCGAGTATCTGCTCTACGGCCATCGCGATCAGCTGGCCTGCCAAGTGTGCGGAAAGAGCTTCCTCGACGAGAACCGCTTGAGGAAACACGAGAAGCTGCACTCGGCCGACCGGCCGTTCGTCTGCGAGATCTGCACCAAAGCCTTCACCACTCAAGCGCATTTAAAGGAGCACCTGAAGATCCACACAGGCTTCAAGCCGTATCGCTGCGACGCCTGCGGGAAGTCCTTCATCCGCGCGCCGGATCTGAAGAAGCACGAGCGAGTGCACAGCAACGAGCGGCCGTTCAGCTGCCAGATGTGTGAGAAGGCCTTCAAACACAAGTCACACCTGAAGGACCACGAGCGACGCCACCGAGGAGAGAAGCCCTTCGTGTGCGGCTCCTGCACCAAGGCCTTCGCCAAAGCGTCCGACCTGAAGAGACACGAGAACAACATGCACAGCGAGCGCAAGCAGCTGCAGAGCGAGACCGAGCAGCTCCAGGCCGCAGCGATGGCCGCCGAGGCCGAGCAACAGCTGGAGTCCATCGCCTGCTCATAA